A DNA window from Carassius gibelio isolate Cgi1373 ecotype wild population from Czech Republic chromosome A6, carGib1.2-hapl.c, whole genome shotgun sequence contains the following coding sequences:
- the LOC128015403 gene encoding transmembrane protein 198-B: MTSTLQTLALKLAPPSREAGPEQMEPCNGVGRSYEVVPSVVCSMCCLFGIIYCFFGYRCFKAVLFLTGLMFGSVIIFLLCYKERVLDTQLSVEASVGIGLGIGTLCGLVTMLVRSVGLFMVGLLLGLLVGIGTMIGMEELSSNPPRSVWVPLGVLLGLGMLFAVLTLQWQRCFTTLSTAVFGAAVIVVATDYFVELFALVRYIYERVKTGPREPVCWTTWVVLGAWPALALLGVLVQWKVTAEGYSHTKVMISRQQRRVQLMRIRQKEERRESSRKKKKKQPQNSNHTHAAKALHPEPAYRRKPNPIRRFDGDVLSPSYIQSFRDRQVDGRAYPVGGLMTAGHTSVDMDYDCGSRVPLTSGVGPHVRV; the protein is encoded by the exons ATGACGTCCACCTTGCAGACCCTTGCCCTTAAGCTGGCCCCTCCTTCAAGAGAAGCTGGACCAGAGCAGATGGAGCCTTGTAATGGAGTGGGGCGAAGTTATGAGGTGGTCCCCTCAGTGGTCTGCTCTATGTGCTGTCTCTTCGGAATAATCTATTGCTTCTTTG GTTACCGCTGTTTTAAGGCTGTACTCTTCCTGACGGGGCTCATGTTCGGTTCTGTAATCATCTTCCTGCTCTGTTACAAAGAGCGAGTATTGGACACACAGCTGAGCGTTGAGGCCAGCGTGGGCATTGGCCTGGGCATTGGCACCCTGTGTGGCCTAGTGACCATGTTGGTACGCAGCGTTGGACTTTTCATGGTGGGGCTGCTCCTTGGACTGCTGGTGGGTATCGGGACCATGATAGGAATGGAGGAGCTGTCGTCCAACCCCCCGCGGTCAGTATGGGTGCCCCTGGGTGTCCTGCTGGGGCTGGGCATGCTGTTCGCCGTCCTCACCCTGCAGTGGCAGAGATGCTTCACCACCCTCTCCACAGCTGTGTTTGGGGCTGCAGTGATAGTCGTGGCTACAGATTATTTCGTGGAGCTCTTCGCTCTGGTGAGGTATATTTACGAGCGGGTGAAAACGGGCCCCCGGGAACCAGTGTGCTGGACTACGTGGGTGGTCCTGGGAGCCTGGCCTGCTCTCGCCCTGCTGGGTGTTTTGGTGCAATGGAAAGTGACAGCAGAGGGCTACTCCCACACGAAGG tgatgaTCAGTCGCCAGCAGCGGCGAGTTCAGCTCATGCGTATTCGTCAGAAAGAGGAGAGGAGGGAGAGcagcagaaagaaaaagaagaagcagCCGCAGAACTCAAACCACACACATGCCGCCAAAGCCCTGCACCCAGAGCCCGCCTACCGCAGGAAACCCAACCCTATACGACGCTTTGATGGAGATGTGCTTTCTCCT AGCTACATCCAGAGTTTTCGGGACAGACAGGTGGATGGACGTGCTTATCCTGTGGGTGGACTGATGACTGCGGGTCACACAAGTGTGGACATGGACTATGACTGTGGATCCAGGGTCCCCCTCACTTCTGGGGTCGGACCACATGTTCGAGTCTGA
- the LOC128015402 gene encoding desmin-like, which translates to MSHSASSSSCSSYRRMFGGPGYLTPPMSRAMFGRASTGGSGSSRINSRVYEVTKSSTSSPGFSSYRASSYSMPNLSAGYNRSYGGMGETLDFGLADALNQEFLQTRTNEKAELQHLNDRFANYIEKVRMLEQQNQAMVIEVERLKGREPTRIADLYEDEMRELRREIEVVTNQRSRVEVERDNLADDLQKLKLRLQEEIALREETENNLSAFRADVDAATLARLDLERRIETLQEEIAFLKKIHEEEIRELQAQMQESQVQIQMDMSKPDLTVALRDIRAQYEGIAAKNIAEAEEWYKSKVSDLNQAVSKNNEALKQAKLDSMEYRHQIQSYTCEIDSLKGTNESLMRQMRDMEDRHGREAGAFQDTIARLEAEIANMKDEMARHLREYQDLLNIKMALDVEIATYRKLLEGEESRIVMPMQSYSTISFRETSPEHQQRISEMHSKKTVLIKTIETRDGEVVSESTQHQKDIM; encoded by the exons ATGAGCCACTCTGCTTCTTCCTCATCCTGTTCATCATATCGTAGAATGTTTGGTGGTCCCGGTTACCTGACGCCACCAATGTCCCGTGCAATGTTCGGCCGAGCCTCCACCGGGGGGTCTGGCAGCTCTCGGATCAACTCTAGAGTCTACGAGGTCACCAAGTCCTCAACTTCCTCTCCTGGATTCTCCAGTTATCGAGCCTCCTCCTACAGTATGCCCAATTTGTCTGCAGGCTATAACCGCTCCTATGGTGGGATGGGTGAGACGCTAGACTTCGGCCTGGCTGACGCGCTCAACCAGGAGTTTCTCCAAACGCGCACCAATGAGAAAGCTGAGCTTCAGCACCTTAATGACCGATTCGCCAACTACATTGAGAAGGTTCGCATGCTGGAGCAGCAGAACCAGGCAATGGTGATTGAGGTGGAGCGTTTGAAGGGGCGGGAGCCAACACGGATTGCTGACCTTTATGAGGATGAGATGAGGGAGCTGAGAAGAGAGATCGAAGTGGTCACCAATCAGAGATCACGTGTGGAGGTGGAGCGGGATAATTTGGCAGATGATCTGCAGAAACTGAAACTCAG GCTTCAGGAGGAGATTGCACTGAGGGAAGAGACCGAGAATAATCTGTCCGCTTTCAGAGCA GATGTGGATGCTGCAACGTTGGCCCGGCTGGATCTGGAAAGACGTATAGAGACTCTCCAAGAAGAGATTGCCTTCCTGAAGAAGATCCATGAAGAG GAAATCCGTGAGTTGCAGGCCCAAATGCAAGAGTCTCAAGTCCAAATCCAGATGGACATGTCCAAACCAGACCTTACTGTTGCCCTAAGGGACATTCGTGCTCAGTATGAGGGCATCGCTGCAAAGAACATTGCAGAGGCTGAGGAGTGGTACAAGTCAAAG GTGTCAGACCTTAACCAGGCAGTGAGCAAGAACAACGAGGCTCTCAAACAAGCCAAGCTGGATTCCATGGAGTACAGACACCAGATCCAGTCCTACACCTGTGAGATCGACTCCCTCAAGGGCACT AACGAGTCTCTCATGAGGCAGATGAGAGATATGGAGGATCGTCACGGTCGTGAGGCTGGTGCTTTTCAGGACACCATCGCCAGGCTGGAGGCAGAGATTGCTAACATGAAGGACGAGATGGCACGTCACCTGCGAGAATATCAGGACCTGCTCAACATTAAGATGGCCCTGGATGTGGAGATCGCCACCTACAGGAAGCTGCTagaaggagaggagagcag GATTGTGATGCCCATGCAGTCATATTCCACTATAAGTTTTAGAG AGACAAGTCCAGAACATCAACAGAGAATATCTGAAATGCACTCAAAGAAAACCGTCCTGATCAAGACCATTGAGACTCGTGATGGGGAG GTGGTGAGTGAATCTACACAACACCAGAAGGACATCATGTAA